A genomic region of Fodinisporobacter ferrooxydans contains the following coding sequences:
- the ftsL gene encoding cell division protein FtsL: MLARKPIYQHEHTTTKQTIPRTNSYSHAATNIQAKSRVKEKVSWLLTVGICASMAMFVVSQYAVITKTSYQVDQINQQIHASSTKYENLQAESVSLSNSKRIIDIALTKLHMQFVSQHSAR; encoded by the coding sequence ATGTTAGCACGCAAGCCAATCTATCAACATGAGCATACAACAACAAAGCAAACCATACCTCGAACAAACAGCTATAGTCATGCGGCAACGAACATACAGGCAAAATCCCGGGTAAAAGAAAAAGTAAGCTGGCTGTTAACGGTGGGGATTTGCGCCAGTATGGCAATGTTTGTCGTTTCCCAGTATGCGGTCATCACAAAAACAAGTTACCAGGTGGATCAAATCAACCAGCAAATTCATGCATCCAGCACAAAGTATGAAAATCTGCAAGCAGAATCTGTCAGTCTATCAAATTCCAAGCGAATCATCGACATAGCATTGACAAAATTACATATGCAGTTCGTATCGCAACATTCGGCACGGTGA
- a CDS encoding UDP-N-acetylmuramoyl-L-alanyl-D-glutamate--2,6-diaminopimelate ligase has product MFLQTLIASLLHKHVLGAPEAVEIRSITSNSKEVTAGSLFVAIVGNTVDGHTFLPEVCDKGAVAVLVERACEDLPNHVVQIVVPSTRKAVAIVASVFYRQPSKEMKVIGVTGTNGKTTTTHLIEKVLSDCGFTTGLIGTIHMRIGQEVIDVANTTPEALELQKTFRTMCDRNTTYCIMEVSSHALELYRVAGTHFRTAIFTNLTQDHLDFHGTMEQYRNAKGKFFSRLGNTYEDSTEKQSFAVINRDDPHAEFFLAQTVAPTITYGIDQPSDVRALDVHITAEGVFFRLETFAGSAAVQLRLTGKFSVYNALAAIAACLIESIPLPAILHSLEQVDNVPGRFEKVEEGQPFTVIVDYSHTPDSLENALKTIQEFAKGKIWTVVGCGGDRDRSKRPIMAKIAATYSDTAILTSDNPRTEDPDRILDDMEAGLQEIPNLNYFRLADRKQAIRYAIEHADPSDCILIAGKGHETYQIIGKTKYHFDDREIARSVIRGMGQ; this is encoded by the coding sequence TTGTTTTTACAAACACTGATTGCAAGTCTACTGCATAAACACGTGCTGGGTGCACCGGAAGCGGTAGAGATCCGGTCGATTACCTCAAACTCGAAAGAAGTAACGGCAGGTAGTTTGTTTGTCGCCATTGTTGGAAATACCGTTGATGGACATACATTTTTACCGGAAGTGTGTGACAAGGGAGCGGTTGCGGTATTGGTAGAGCGGGCCTGTGAAGATCTCCCAAACCACGTTGTACAAATCGTTGTGCCGAGCACCAGAAAAGCCGTTGCCATTGTAGCAAGCGTCTTTTACCGACAGCCCTCGAAAGAAATGAAAGTCATTGGAGTGACAGGCACCAACGGCAAGACTACGACAACCCATTTAATTGAAAAAGTCCTGTCCGACTGTGGTTTTACAACAGGGTTGATCGGCACGATCCACATGCGGATCGGGCAGGAAGTGATCGATGTTGCCAACACGACACCGGAAGCATTGGAGCTTCAGAAAACCTTTCGAACCATGTGTGACAGGAATACCACATATTGCATAATGGAAGTTTCTTCACATGCTCTTGAACTCTATCGCGTAGCCGGTACGCATTTTCGGACAGCGATTTTTACGAACCTGACACAAGATCATCTGGATTTTCACGGTACAATGGAGCAGTACCGAAATGCGAAAGGAAAGTTTTTTTCAAGACTTGGCAACACATACGAAGATTCGACGGAGAAACAGAGTTTTGCCGTCATTAATCGGGATGATCCGCATGCGGAGTTTTTTCTCGCACAAACCGTAGCACCTACGATTACATATGGCATCGACCAGCCTTCCGATGTGCGGGCGCTTGATGTTCACATTACTGCAGAAGGCGTGTTCTTTCGATTGGAAACATTTGCCGGTTCTGCTGCCGTGCAATTGCGATTGACTGGGAAATTCAGCGTCTATAATGCGTTGGCGGCCATTGCCGCTTGCTTGATTGAATCGATCCCCCTGCCTGCAATTCTACATTCCCTGGAGCAGGTGGATAACGTTCCTGGTCGATTTGAAAAAGTCGAAGAAGGACAGCCGTTTACCGTCATCGTCGATTACTCCCATACCCCGGATAGTCTGGAAAACGCCTTAAAGACCATCCAGGAGTTTGCAAAAGGGAAAATCTGGACAGTCGTTGGCTGCGGCGGTGACAGGGATCGTTCCAAACGCCCCATCATGGCGAAAATTGCCGCAACGTACAGCGATACGGCGATCCTTACATCAGACAATCCGCGCACGGAAGATCCGGATCGGATTTTGGATGACATGGAAGCCGGACTGCAAGAAATCCCAAATCTCAATTATTTTCGATTGGCGGATCGGAAGCAAGCGATCCGCTATGCCATTGAGCATGCAGATCCATCCGATTGTATCCTGATTGCCGGCAAAGGTCATGAAACCTATCAGATTATCGGGAAAACCAAATACCATTTTGACGATCGTGAAATTGCGCGTTCCGTCATACGAGGGATGGGACAATGA
- a CDS encoding penicillin-binding transpeptidase domain-containing protein: MSQFRLRTGILRLLIISLLLLLIGRIGYLQIVDGKKLTALAQENWVETKDIQAVRGTIYDSAGQKLAYTLPAFYLNVHPESMKGKDPQYLAQKISDLSNRALPYDALIKIFNQTDSKGWFELPNYKIEQKTKDAIVKFLETHFKEQSASMAEYDSGIYFMDTVKRDYPNGDFASHVLGFVTGNGIDKPLQGAGGIEYQYNSLLTGKPGKERFLKDRDGNPLPFGQQLYKAPVQGKDIVLTIDSTIQRFAEQAVDTIMKKYLPKEATVIVTNPKTGEILALANRPSYDPNDISKASANALYTNWGVNAVFEPGSTFKVVTLTAALAEHKISLNDTYQSGSIMVKGATHPIYDWNYVGWGRITYREAMIHSSNVGFVNIGQALGADLLFKYIDLFGFNHKTGIDLPGEPNSILFDPKTIRPVNLATTSFGQGIAVSSIQQVAAVGAVANGGDLMKPFVMKEVRDPTTGATIQVTKPTVVRQIATPEIMKTVRQVMAEDVNSDEKVIKVPIDYPMAGKTGTAQIPDDHGGYMPNEYVTSFIGFAPVQDPKLEIYVTVRSPDPSKAPAYGDIIAEPSALTVMNESLHYMGVQPQTNTNSMTDSKNQSPQSVANYALVPDLSGQTATGAAATAKKAGFQLQVLGTGKTISKQWPAANQQFVQGSRIIVLTGDSIQPGKEKMPDLTGISLREVSDILSVLHVGFVPSGSGFADRQSIPPGSDLPAGATIQVDFKPR; this comes from the coding sequence ATGAGTCAATTTCGTTTGCGAACAGGTATTTTGCGGCTGCTTATCATTAGTCTTCTGCTTCTTTTAATTGGGCGAATCGGGTATTTGCAAATCGTCGACGGGAAAAAATTGACCGCACTCGCGCAGGAAAATTGGGTAGAAACCAAAGATATTCAAGCGGTGCGGGGAACGATCTATGATTCTGCCGGACAAAAGCTTGCATACACATTGCCCGCTTTTTATTTGAATGTGCATCCGGAAAGCATGAAAGGCAAAGATCCGCAATATCTTGCACAAAAAATCAGCGATCTTTCCAATCGCGCGCTGCCATATGATGCATTGATTAAAATTTTTAACCAAACAGATTCAAAAGGCTGGTTTGAACTGCCCAACTATAAAATCGAACAAAAAACAAAAGATGCGATTGTAAAATTTTTAGAAACACATTTTAAGGAACAAAGCGCGTCCATGGCCGAATACGATTCAGGGATCTATTTTATGGATACGGTCAAGCGCGATTATCCGAACGGTGACTTTGCTTCACACGTACTCGGATTTGTCACCGGCAATGGAATTGACAAGCCGTTGCAAGGCGCTGGCGGCATCGAATATCAATACAATTCTTTGTTGACAGGAAAACCTGGGAAAGAACGGTTTTTAAAAGATCGCGATGGCAATCCGCTGCCTTTTGGTCAACAATTGTACAAAGCGCCTGTACAGGGCAAAGACATTGTATTGACAATCGACAGTACGATTCAACGGTTTGCCGAGCAAGCGGTCGATACGATCATGAAAAAGTATTTGCCGAAAGAAGCGACTGTTATCGTGACAAATCCGAAAACAGGGGAAATCCTGGCGCTCGCCAATCGGCCGTCCTATGATCCCAATGATATTTCAAAAGCATCGGCAAATGCACTGTATACCAACTGGGGAGTCAATGCCGTATTTGAACCGGGTTCCACATTTAAAGTCGTGACATTGACCGCAGCATTGGCGGAACACAAAATCTCATTGAACGATACCTATCAGTCGGGATCCATCATGGTAAAAGGCGCAACGCATCCGATTTATGACTGGAACTATGTGGGTTGGGGCAGGATCACATATCGGGAAGCGATGATTCATTCCAGTAACGTTGGCTTTGTCAATATTGGGCAAGCACTAGGCGCGGATTTGTTGTTTAAATATATCGACTTATTTGGTTTTAATCATAAAACGGGGATTGACTTGCCCGGTGAACCCAATTCGATTTTGTTTGATCCAAAGACGATCCGTCCCGTCAACTTGGCAACGACGTCGTTTGGACAAGGGATTGCGGTATCTTCGATTCAGCAGGTAGCGGCAGTGGGCGCAGTCGCAAATGGCGGGGACCTGATGAAACCTTTTGTCATGAAGGAAGTTCGGGACCCGACTACAGGCGCGACGATTCAAGTGACCAAACCAACCGTTGTACGTCAAATCGCAACGCCGGAGATTATGAAGACGGTCCGGCAAGTCATGGCCGAAGACGTCAATAGTGATGAAAAAGTAATCAAAGTTCCGATTGATTACCCAATGGCGGGAAAAACAGGAACCGCGCAGATTCCGGATGATCATGGCGGATATATGCCGAATGAGTATGTTACATCATTTATCGGATTTGCACCCGTACAAGATCCAAAGCTGGAAATTTATGTGACAGTACGCAGTCCGGATCCATCGAAGGCGCCGGCGTATGGAGATATTATCGCTGAGCCTTCTGCATTGACAGTCATGAATGAAAGTTTGCACTATATGGGTGTACAGCCGCAAACGAATACCAATAGCATGACAGACAGCAAGAATCAATCACCGCAAAGCGTTGCGAATTATGCATTGGTGCCCGATCTTTCCGGACAAACGGCCACAGGCGCCGCAGCAACAGCGAAGAAAGCGGGATTCCAACTGCAAGTGTTGGGAACTGGAAAAACAATTTCCAAACAATGGCCCGCTGCCAATCAACAATTTGTACAGGGGAGCAGGATCATTGTACTGACCGGAGATTCCATCCAGCCTGGGAAAGAAAAGATGCCTGATTTGACAGGGATTTCCCTGCGGGAAGTCAGCGACATTTTATCTGTGCTCCATGTCGGGTTCGTGCCTTCGGGAAGCGGTTTTGCAGATCGGCAAAGTATACCGCCCGGGTCCGATTTGCCGGCAGGAGCTACGATTCAAGTTGACTTTAAACCGCGTTGA
- a CDS encoding winged helix-turn-helix transcriptional regulator: protein MDHLQMCPKFEAAFELLGKRWTGLLIRVLLSGPKRFKDIAEVIPNMSDRMIAERLKELETAGIVKRTVFPEIPVLIEYELTEKGKALETSMNELQKWANIWFQ from the coding sequence ATGGATCATTTGCAAATGTGCCCCAAATTTGAGGCCGCCTTTGAACTGTTGGGAAAACGGTGGACCGGATTGCTCATTCGAGTACTCCTATCAGGCCCCAAGCGTTTTAAAGACATTGCGGAAGTGATTCCAAATATGAGTGACCGTATGATCGCTGAACGTTTGAAAGAATTGGAGACTGCAGGCATTGTAAAACGTACGGTGTTCCCAGAAATCCCCGTACTGATCGAATATGAATTGACCGAAAAAGGAAAAGCGTTGGAAACCTCGATGAATGAATTGCAAAAATGGGCAAATATATGGTTTCAATAA
- a CDS encoding MFS transporter, giving the protein MEGALGKLDNRRLQVWQVSNLGFAHMVNDLMTTGLVPALLPLYKHAFHLNYTQTGLIVFMSYLTSSVMQPIFGYFTDRKPKLWLLPAGVFLSCLGLALSGIAPSLPWVLVFVAISGLGSGAFHPEASRGAHLAAGRGKGLAQAIFQVGGNAGQAFGPLMIPLFLMATGIRGVMWFLALGVFVFVVLWRLLPWYRMRMEQEQKRKRTIEGNNRIWAVILLVFVVILRSWCQIGVSGFLPFFYQQQHMSLNTAELFNFLFLGAGAVGTFIGGTMSDRIGKKWLLLGSMLLSAPFAFLLPKLHGTLAAIDLIAFGFLVLSSFAVTVVYCQMLLPKNIAMASGLMIGFGVGAGGIGATMLGWITDHFGVGAVFDFIVLLPLLGAIISAFLVNDQTLIKKQA; this is encoded by the coding sequence ATGGAAGGAGCGTTAGGGAAATTAGATAACAGGCGCTTGCAAGTATGGCAAGTGTCAAATCTCGGCTTTGCCCATATGGTAAATGATTTGATGACGACAGGATTGGTACCTGCATTATTGCCTCTGTATAAACATGCGTTTCATTTGAATTATACGCAAACGGGCTTAATTGTTTTTATGTCGTATCTCACATCTTCTGTCATGCAGCCGATTTTTGGATATTTTACCGATCGCAAGCCGAAACTCTGGCTATTGCCGGCGGGTGTCTTCCTTTCCTGTCTGGGGCTTGCTCTATCTGGGATTGCACCATCATTGCCGTGGGTATTGGTTTTCGTGGCTATTTCCGGATTGGGTTCAGGCGCGTTTCATCCGGAAGCATCAAGAGGCGCACACCTGGCGGCAGGTCGGGGAAAAGGATTGGCGCAGGCGATCTTTCAGGTCGGCGGCAATGCAGGTCAGGCGTTCGGTCCTTTGATGATTCCGTTGTTCCTGATGGCGACTGGAATTCGCGGAGTCATGTGGTTTTTGGCGTTGGGTGTATTTGTTTTTGTAGTATTGTGGCGTTTGCTGCCATGGTATCGAATGCGAATGGAACAAGAGCAAAAGCGGAAACGCACAATTGAAGGAAACAACCGCATCTGGGCCGTCATTTTGCTGGTGTTTGTCGTCATTCTCAGATCCTGGTGCCAGATTGGCGTCTCCGGTTTCCTTCCGTTTTTTTATCAACAGCAGCACATGTCGTTAAATACAGCGGAACTGTTCAATTTTTTGTTTTTAGGCGCAGGAGCCGTCGGTACGTTCATCGGCGGCACAATGTCAGACCGGATTGGGAAAAAATGGCTGTTGCTCGGCTCGATGCTGCTGTCTGCACCGTTCGCCTTTTTGCTGCCAAAATTGCACGGAACACTTGCGGCTATCGATTTGATAGCGTTTGGATTTCTCGTTCTGTCGTCATTTGCTGTAACGGTGGTCTATTGCCAAATGCTCTTGCCAAAAAACATTGCCATGGCATCCGGGTTGATGATTGGGTTTGGAGTAGGCGCGGGAGGCATTGGCGCAACCATGCTGGGTTGGATTACCGATCATTTTGGCGTTGGAGCTGTTTTTGATTTTATTGTGTTGTTGCCGCTATTAGGTGCAATCATCAGCGCTTTTCTTGTAAATGATCAAACGCTTATAAAAAAGCAAGCGTAA
- a CDS encoding stage V sporulation protein D, with amino-acid sequence MANATLRRRLVVVLVGFFVVFALLIVRLAYLQLIKSPWLTEQAENLWKRNIPVEAMRGTIFDREGQVLAYNGSAATVVVIPSQVKDKQATAAKLAKVLDASTEEILKRIQKRTLLVYLGPKGRRISDDKAKAIRDMRLPGVFITEGGTRLYPNDSLAAQVLGFTGVDNQGLAGVEAEYDKQLKGAPGHISFFANAKGQEMPQQNDQYVPPVNGEDMVLTIDKKIQTFVEREIQNAVAEYNPDSVVGIVANPKTGEILAMANYPTFDPGHWKDYPKESYDRNLAIWKTFEPGSTFKIVTLAAALQEKKVNLKDSFHDPGYYEVAGHKIKCWKAGGHGSESFLEVVENSCNPGFILMGERLGKTTLFDYIKNFGFGQKTGIDLPGEGNGILFKLNKVGPLELATTSFGQGVSVTPIQQVMAVSAVANGGELMKPFVVKEFKDHSTGQILSETKPTVVRRVITPEVAQEIRGALESVVARGSGAKAYQEGFRVAGKTGTAQVVENGRYSGSHYIVSFIGMAPANDPKLVAYIAVDHPRPKGTPVFGSQIAAPIVGRILADSLTYMHVQPSADGLPKKYKYPDITPTVIPDLTGLSKQEASRKMLESSANLRAEMLGNGDTVIAQRPSPGTKVPPGTRILLYLGNKPGDSTEKKAN; translated from the coding sequence ATGGCAAATGCAACGCTGAGACGTCGACTCGTCGTCGTGTTGGTGGGATTTTTCGTAGTATTCGCGTTATTGATTGTACGATTGGCGTATTTGCAATTGATCAAATCGCCATGGCTGACAGAACAGGCCGAAAATCTATGGAAACGGAACATCCCGGTGGAAGCGATGCGCGGAACGATTTTTGACCGGGAAGGGCAGGTGCTGGCGTACAATGGGAGTGCAGCCACCGTTGTCGTGATTCCATCTCAGGTCAAAGATAAACAGGCGACTGCAGCGAAATTGGCAAAAGTATTAGATGCAAGCACGGAAGAAATTTTAAAACGCATTCAAAAACGCACGCTTTTGGTATATTTGGGTCCGAAAGGGAGGCGAATCTCCGATGATAAGGCAAAAGCGATTCGAGACATGCGGCTTCCGGGCGTATTTATTACGGAAGGCGGTACACGGCTCTATCCAAATGACAGCCTGGCAGCACAAGTGCTTGGATTTACAGGTGTTGACAATCAGGGGCTGGCTGGTGTGGAAGCTGAATATGACAAGCAGTTAAAAGGCGCACCTGGGCATATCAGTTTTTTCGCCAATGCGAAAGGCCAGGAAATGCCCCAGCAAAATGATCAATATGTTCCGCCGGTAAACGGTGAAGATATGGTTTTGACGATTGACAAAAAAATACAGACGTTTGTGGAGCGGGAAATTCAAAACGCAGTGGCAGAATACAATCCGGATTCGGTAGTCGGTATTGTCGCCAACCCGAAAACAGGGGAAATTTTGGCAATGGCCAATTATCCCACATTCGATCCGGGGCATTGGAAAGACTATCCAAAAGAGTCGTATGACCGCAATTTGGCCATTTGGAAAACGTTTGAACCTGGGTCAACATTCAAGATCGTTACATTGGCAGCAGCATTGCAAGAGAAAAAAGTGAATTTGAAAGATTCTTTTCATGATCCTGGCTATTATGAAGTTGCCGGTCATAAAATTAAGTGTTGGAAAGCTGGAGGCCATGGGTCCGAATCATTCCTTGAAGTAGTGGAAAACTCCTGTAACCCGGGATTTATCTTGATGGGGGAACGTTTAGGCAAAACTACGCTGTTTGACTACATTAAAAATTTTGGCTTCGGGCAAAAAACAGGTATCGATTTGCCGGGAGAAGGAAACGGAATTTTGTTCAAGCTGAATAAAGTCGGCCCATTGGAACTTGCCACGACGTCTTTTGGCCAAGGGGTTTCTGTGACGCCGATCCAGCAAGTGATGGCGGTTTCCGCAGTTGCCAACGGCGGTGAATTGATGAAACCATTCGTGGTAAAAGAGTTTAAAGACCATTCAACCGGACAAATACTTTCCGAAACAAAGCCGACGGTTGTCAGGCGCGTGATCACGCCGGAAGTTGCACAGGAGATCCGAGGGGCTTTGGAAAGCGTCGTTGCCAGAGGTTCTGGAGCGAAAGCATACCAGGAAGGATTCCGTGTAGCCGGCAAGACAGGTACCGCACAGGTCGTGGAAAACGGGCGCTACTCAGGCAGCCATTACATCGTGTCTTTTATCGGCATGGCGCCTGCGAATGATCCGAAGCTTGTGGCGTATATTGCAGTGGATCATCCAAGACCGAAAGGCACACCTGTATTTGGCAGCCAGATTGCGGCGCCGATTGTGGGCCGCATACTCGCAGACAGTTTAACGTATATGCATGTGCAGCCGTCGGCAGATGGATTGCCGAAAAAATACAAGTATCCGGACATTACACCGACTGTTATTCCTGACTTGACAGGTTTGAGCAAACAAGAAGCAAGTCGCAAAATGCTGGAAAGCAGCGCAAATTTGCGTGCCGAAATGCTTGGAAATGGAGATACTGTGATTGCACAGCGGCCGTCGCCAGGGACAAAAGTTCCGCCTGGCACTCGTATCCTATTATATCTGGGGAATAAGCCGGGAGATTCGACAGAAAAAAAGGCCAATTAA
- a CDS encoding UDP-N-acetylmuramoyl-tripeptide--D-alanyl-D-alanine ligase, protein MKRTVAEIVSMTQGALAKGPEDVLVTGVSTDSRNIRPGNLFVPLIGETFDGHQFAEAVAAAGAAAILWTEGRELPTVNCPVIVVADPLLALQQLAHAYRKQLHAKIVAITGSNGKTSTKDIIAKVLSESFRVQKTGGNLNNHIGVPLTLLSLKEDTEIAVVEMGMNHAGEIRLLSQIAEPDVGVITNIGESHLEFFGSRSGIADAKWELIDQLEQLGGQRTAVVNGDEPLLRERAGRFSGRLLFFGIQPGNDVHPVQLQRNGLSGYTFSVGETNRSFQLPVLGEHQVTNALAAIAVAREFGMHDEKIAAGLSRVQLTPMRMQVIQSEQTGWVMVNDAYNASPTSMKAGFQLLGELTDVYKIAALGAMLELGKQSQEAHREVGAAAVQYGIQELYCFGEDARYIVEGALAFGLQKENAHWYKDIESLLTDLRARMLEVKDGVLFVKGSRGMRMERVVQGLE, encoded by the coding sequence ATGAAACGAACGGTGGCAGAAATTGTATCGATGACGCAAGGAGCGCTTGCAAAAGGGCCAGAGGATGTACTTGTGACAGGTGTTTCGACAGACAGTCGAAACATCCGGCCGGGAAATCTCTTCGTTCCGTTAATTGGCGAAACGTTCGACGGCCATCAATTCGCCGAAGCGGTAGCGGCAGCCGGTGCAGCGGCGATTTTGTGGACAGAAGGCAGGGAACTGCCGACAGTCAATTGCCCGGTGATCGTCGTCGCGGATCCATTGCTGGCGTTACAGCAGCTTGCGCATGCATATCGCAAACAGCTGCATGCAAAGATTGTAGCGATTACCGGAAGCAACGGCAAAACATCGACGAAAGACATAATTGCAAAGGTGCTCAGCGAGTCGTTTCGCGTGCAAAAAACAGGCGGCAATTTGAACAATCATATCGGTGTACCGCTGACACTGTTGTCTTTAAAGGAAGATACAGAGATCGCCGTTGTCGAGATGGGCATGAACCACGCAGGTGAAATTCGCTTGCTCTCGCAAATTGCAGAGCCGGATGTGGGTGTAATCACAAACATCGGTGAAAGCCACTTGGAGTTTTTCGGGTCCCGTTCAGGTATTGCAGATGCAAAATGGGAATTGATCGATCAGTTGGAACAGTTGGGCGGACAACGGACGGCAGTGGTTAATGGAGATGAACCGCTGCTGCGCGAACGTGCCGGCAGGTTTTCCGGAAGACTTTTGTTTTTTGGCATTCAGCCGGGGAATGATGTGCATCCCGTACAATTGCAGCGCAATGGACTATCCGGATATACGTTTTCTGTAGGTGAAACAAATCGCTCCTTTCAACTGCCGGTTTTGGGAGAACATCAGGTGACAAACGCTTTGGCTGCCATTGCAGTGGCTCGCGAGTTTGGAATGCATGACGAAAAGATTGCTGCCGGGCTTTCCCGAGTACAGTTGACGCCCATGCGCATGCAGGTCATCCAATCGGAACAAACCGGGTGGGTCATGGTCAATGATGCGTACAATGCGAGTCCGACTTCCATGAAGGCCGGGTTCCAACTGCTCGGCGAGTTGACAGACGTTTATAAAATAGCCGCTCTCGGCGCGATGCTGGAACTCGGGAAGCAATCGCAGGAAGCGCATCGGGAAGTGGGAGCAGCAGCTGTACAATATGGCATTCAAGAATTGTATTGTTTTGGCGAAGATGCCCGCTATATCGTGGAAGGGGCTTTGGCTTTTGGACTGCAAAAAGAAAACGCCCATTGGTATAAGGATATCGAGTCGTTGCTGACGGATCTGCGTGCAAGAATGCTGGAAGTCAAAGACGGTGTGCTTTTTGTAAAAGGATCCCGGGGGATGCGGATGGAACGGGTGGTACAAGGGCTCGAATAA
- the rsmH gene encoding 16S rRNA (cytosine(1402)-N(4))-methyltransferase RsmH, which translates to MTEFHHTSVFHKEAVELLLVRPDGWYVDCTLGGAGHTRQLLDQSSPNGQVIAFDQDETAIANARQLLREYGDRIHLIHDNFQALRFHMEAMQVEVDGVLFDLGVSSPQLDVGERGFSYQHDAPLDMRMDRRNPLSAYTIVNEWPKEEITRIIREFGEENWAARIGEFIVEKRQAAPIETTWQLVDVIKAAIPARARREGPHPAKRTFQAIRIAVNDELGVFERTLRDALDLVTQGGRVAVITFHSLEDRICKQVMQEYAKGCICPPQFPICKCGQTPRVKLVTRKPVLPTQAELDQNPRARSAKLRVAEKL; encoded by the coding sequence GTGACAGAATTTCATCATACATCCGTATTCCATAAAGAGGCTGTGGAATTGTTACTGGTGCGGCCGGACGGATGGTATGTGGATTGTACGCTTGGCGGAGCGGGACATACAAGACAATTGCTGGACCAAAGTTCGCCAAACGGTCAGGTCATCGCATTTGATCAGGACGAAACTGCGATTGCGAACGCAAGGCAATTGCTGCGCGAATATGGCGACCGTATACATTTGATACATGATAATTTTCAAGCCCTTCGTTTTCACATGGAGGCAATGCAAGTAGAAGTAGATGGAGTCTTGTTTGATCTCGGAGTGTCCAGCCCGCAATTGGATGTGGGTGAACGGGGGTTTAGCTATCAGCACGATGCCCCGCTTGATATGCGGATGGATCGCCGCAATCCATTAAGTGCGTATACCATTGTAAACGAATGGCCAAAGGAAGAAATTACCCGAATCATTCGGGAGTTTGGCGAGGAAAACTGGGCAGCGCGCATCGGTGAATTTATTGTGGAAAAACGGCAAGCGGCACCGATCGAAACGACATGGCAATTGGTAGATGTGATTAAAGCGGCCATTCCGGCGAGAGCAAGGCGAGAGGGCCCGCATCCGGCGAAGCGAACATTTCAAGCCATTCGCATCGCTGTGAATGACGAATTGGGAGTATTTGAGCGAACGTTGAGGGATGCGCTGGATCTGGTGACACAGGGCGGCCGGGTGGCTGTCATCACCTTTCATTCGCTGGAAGACAGAATTTGTAAACAAGTCATGCAAGAATATGCGAAAGGATGTATTTGTCCGCCGCAATTTCCGATCTGCAAGTGTGGGCAAACACCTCGCGTCAAATTGGTAACCCGCAAGCCTGTTTTGCCGACACAAGCAGAACTCGACCAGAATCCGCGGGCACGATCGGCCAAACTGCGCGTGGCGGAAAAGCTGTAA
- the mraZ gene encoding division/cell wall cluster transcriptional repressor MraZ, with product MFMGEYQHSVDEKGRMIIPAKFRDALGVGFVLTRGLDNCLFVYPHDEWEILEAKLKTLPLTRADARSFVRFFFSGATECELDKQGRISIPATLREYAGLVKDCTVIGVSNRIEIWAADRWQSYSNDASESFASIAETLVDLNL from the coding sequence ATGTTCATGGGGGAGTATCAACATTCCGTTGATGAAAAAGGACGTATGATCATTCCTGCGAAATTCCGCGATGCACTCGGTGTCGGTTTTGTTTTGACACGAGGGCTGGACAACTGCTTGTTCGTATACCCGCATGATGAGTGGGAGATATTAGAAGCGAAACTCAAAACATTGCCGCTGACTCGGGCGGATGCACGCTCATTTGTCCGTTTCTTCTTTTCCGGGGCGACCGAATGTGAATTGGACAAACAAGGGCGAATCAGCATTCCCGCAACGCTTAGGGAATACGCGGGGCTTGTGAAAGACTGTACCGTTATCGGAGTTTCCAATCGCATTGAAATTTGGGCAGCGGATCGCTGGCAGTCATACAGCAATGACGCATCTGAATCTTTCGCATCGATTGCGGAGACACTTGTAGACTTAAACCTTTAG